The window AACTGACCACGCTGATCAATAACCGCCACAAGCTGAAGGGGCTCGAACTGCCTGTGTTGACTGGCTGGCGGCGCGAGTTGATCGGCGAACGATTGCTGGCGCTGCTGGACGGCCGCATGCACCTGCGCATCAAGGACCGCGACCGCCTCGTCATTGACGAGAAGTGATGGTCCCTTCTCAGCGTATCTGCTCGAGGCGAAGGGCGACTCCCAACGCACGTCCGCTCGGCCCATCCTCGTGGAATATCGGTTGCACGTCGATATCCAGAAGAGCGCTGTGCTGGAAGGGGACTTGAGGGAGTTCGATGTCGTTCCAATTACCCGGCTGCAGCATATATACCCCACACTGTTTCCCATTCACAGAAATGGTCATGGATTGATTCACGCCATCGGGAAGTGACGGCGAGAACACGTGGAGACGGGCGGGATTCTCCGTCGCGAGGAACATGAAATGGGCCTGCGGCGCGGTCCAACTGACCGACGTCTCGCCCCACTGCTCTCGACCGTAGAGGCCCTGGGAATCATAGGGGTTATCTCTCCATTGAATTGGCCTCGTGGTTATGTAGACCTTCCCGCGGCGAAGCTGATAGAGAATCTGACTGTCCCGAACCTGCCAGAGCCAGGCTTGGCTGGGACCGATGCCGAGGTCGTGTTTTGCGTGCCAATCTCCATCGTAAGTGAATGCGCCGAGTCCCTGGATCCCAATGCCGATCGTCAAGAGGGCAAGAGCGCTGGCGCGAAGGATTCGGTTCCCCCACCACCGTGCCACGCCGATCCCAAACAGGATCGCTATCTCCGGCCCCGCATCCAGCAGATAGCGCCACCCCCAAGACCAGCCGGCAAACCAGCCATTGAGCTTCGAGTAGAGAAAGAGCGTTGGCAGAATGGAAAGAAGGCAGATTAGCCGAAGCGCATTATCTCGCCGATTGAGTGGGAGTGCGCCCTTCGGCCGGATGAACGCGAAGAGAAGCAGAACAACCCACGGGCTGTGCGGCAGGATCCCCTTGCTGGGATTCACAAGGAGCGCGCTCAGAGTGTAGAAAAACGGCGATGAGAACTGCAGCCACAACGTCGGCCCGATGCGCAGAGCACTGCCGAAGACCAAGGCATGATAGAGCATCGTCAACGGTACAAGAACGAGGAGACCGGCTGCGAAAGCGATGCGTTCCCTGGCGGTGCCAAGTCCCCACCAGCCGCAGGCAATTGCCACGAACGCCACTGCGGGCGCGGTCTGATAACGGCAGAGGACGGCGACTGCAAACAGCAGGCCCGCCGCCAGGCTTCGCCAGATCCCGGCCTTCGATTCCGATGTCATTCCGAAGATCGTCAGGAGTGCAGCTGCCCTGAAGAAGGCGGCGGGCTGGTGCTGGAGATAATCCACGCAAAGCGGCCAGAACGAACTGCCAAACCAGAGTGCAACGAGTGCCAAAGATGCCGGCAGAGGGCCAATGCGCCTCCACAGCAGCAGCCACACACAGACCCCGGCGAAGTAGAGGAACAACATACCGACGAAGCGCCCAATATGCCCCCAAATGACGATATCGTTGTGAACGGTCTCCCCAAACAGGCCAGCGAGCTTGAAGAAGGGCGCAAGCAGCAGGCCTGGCGTGAAGTTGAAGATGGAGAATAGATGGTCACCAGACTCGAAGACGAAGTACGGAAGCGCCCCGCCGTTGCGATCGCGGAGCATCGAATCGTACTCGGAAAGTTCGAAGTCGGAAGACCAGGCCAGACTGGCTGCAGAGTACAGATGAGCTTGCGAATCGCCGTTGAATTGCACTCGCCATGTGATGCCATACAGCAATATGAAGCAGACTGTCAGGATGCCAAGCCAACGAACAGCAGCATGCTTGTCTTTGTCGGGACTCGATAAAGAGGAATCATTCGGAATCTCGGTGCCCATGATGCCTCGATTAAGATCGCTTCGGCATGAGGAATCTCTGCTTCACCGGATCGATTCGAATGTCGATCACGCGGCTGTCGTCGAGCGTGATCGCTTCTCCGTCGAGTTGCACCCAGGCGGGTTTTTCGCTGCGCCAGCGCGCGCGAGAGAAAGCCCCGATGCGACCGACTCCGGGAAGTACGTGATCCTTTTCCGGTAGTTTCAGGGCCAACGATCCGGCCATTGCGAGCAGTGAAGCCGGGTTGTCATGACGCGTCCAGACGGCCTGCAGATAGGGGTCGACAGCGGTGGTGGCGAAACAGCGACTGCCCGCGTAGACAGGAATCTTCGAAATGACGACGGATGCCGCGCGGAACACGCGCCGATCGGTGTCGAATCGAATGCGCCCGGAGCGCGCAGCGAGCGGCGATATCGCGAGCTCTCCCAATCCTGTCAGGCCATAAGATGCGCCGCCAATCATTCGTTTCAGCTTTGGCGAGTTCCGATGGACGACCCGCGCGTCGTAACCGATGGACGCGAAGCACGCAATGCGGCGATCATTGACCTTTGCGGGAGAGCATTCGGCGACATCCCCCGCCAGAAGCTGGCGAAGGGCTTCCATGGGGTCGTCCACGGAGACGCGAGCCGCCCGCAGGAAGGCATTCACCGTTCCTAGCGGAAGCGGCGCCACGACAACACGCTCGATCCCGGGCAGATTCACCGTGTGGTAGAGCGTGCCGTCTCCCCCGCCGACGAGGATCAACTCGAAGCCACGCTCAACGCCACGGCCGATCAGTTGCAGCATGTGCTCCAGAGATCGCGAGATGGCAACTTCGCTCTTGGGGTGTTGTTCGTGCAAAGCGCGATCGATGGCCTCCGGCATGCCCCGATGGAACTTGTGCAACGTCGAGCCATTCAAAACCGCGAGGGCTTTCATGACGAGTTCTATCCTTGAGACTGGCGCGGTCTGCCGAGTCCGAGCAGACGGTCGATGATGATTCCCGCCGCAGCGCGAACCGAAAGGTGATTCCACTCAGTCGGGCCGTAAATGGGCTCCAGAACGTAGTCCATTTCCTGGATGACGGAGGGGTGCAATCCCCAGCCCGTCCCGAAGATCAGCACGAACACGCGCTCATCGTCCGGATCGTCCAGCCAGTCACGCATTTCCTGGTAGGACAGCGTATTCACAGCCTTACGGGCGCTTGTCGCGACCCAGACGATTTCTTTCCCGGGATAGAGCTCTTCCATGCGCTCTTCGAGTTCCGGCAAGTCCGTCGCCAGGTAAGTGTCCTCGAGTGCTTCCTTGCGCGTGACGTTATACGCCGCGCCCCACCCGTCCTTCCAATGGCCGAAGACTTTCTGCACGTAACGCTGCATGTTCTCGTAAGGATGAACGATCCAGATGCCATCCGCGCCGTAGGTGCGACCGATGCGAGACAGGTCGTGAATGTCGAGGTTCGTGACGGAAGTCGCGGCGACGTTGCCGCGTTTGTCGACGGTGGGATGATGGACGAGTGCGATGTGAAGGGGCATGGCGTTGGGGATTCTCGGAGGTGTTATTCTTCTTCGCCTGGCAGAACGATCCGGCGCTTGCGGGTGGACTTGGCATCCGGGCCGGCGATTTCTGCGAGCGCAGTCTCGAGCGCCTCGATGGCCTGGTCCAACAGGCGTTCCTCTTCCTCGTCCAGATTTCCCTGGGTCTTCTGTCGCAGGATGCGCAGGAGGCCGATTTCGTACTTCGCAGCACCGAAGTCGACCGGCCGAGGCTTGCCCGTGGCGGGATCGGCGATGACCCCGAGGTGCAGCATTCCTTGAATCTGGTGGAGTTGCACAATGGTGATGAAAGCAGGTTTCATCTCGCCGGGGTTTGCAGGAGTTGCCATCTTCTCGTTGCCGTCGCGTGGGTTGGGGCGCCAAAACAGGCGCCGAACTTCATCGGGCGCCATCCGCCCAGGGCGAGACTATTCATGAATCAACGGCCCCGCGTCAAACGCGGCCTTG of the bacterium genome contains:
- a CDS encoding RNA methyltransferase, with amino-acid sequence MPLHIALVHHPTVDKRGNVAATSVTNLDIHDLSRIGRTYGADGIWIVHPYENMQRYVQKVFGHWKDGWGAAYNVTRKEALEDTYLATDLPELEERMEELYPGKEIVWVATSARKAVNTLSYQEMRDWLDDPDDERVFVLIFGTGWGLHPSVIQEMDYVLEPIYGPTEWNHLSVRAAAGIIIDRLLGLGRPRQSQG
- a CDS encoding DUF1844 domain-containing protein — encoded protein: MATPANPGEMKPAFITIVQLHQIQGMLHLGVIADPATGKPRPVDFGAAKYEIGLLRILRQKTQGNLDEEEERLLDQAIEALETALAEIAGPDAKSTRKRRIVLPGEEE